One part of the Streptomyces ferrugineus genome encodes these proteins:
- a CDS encoding golvesin C-terminal-like domain-containing protein produces MACLVVAAVTSTALPQVAYAAPADDGEGKGIADTVKSWFADDSEDGKVNEKPPSHDELDVADRQKLPKGKADPEAKRVRELTGRRTANARFWELSDGRVQAELSAVPTSYRSGEGKKAAWKPVDTTVRDTKAKGYAFANTTNNGRSWFGGDAGRLVRFASPSGRSVTLGLDGMAGKDLTAKVKGSTVTYEDVVHGADLEYVVGPGRVKENITLAKRPDGPVTFTFTLDTDGLEPKARKDGSIALFGELPDTPELIIPAPYMTDAARADASVFGQTYSRKVTQKLTRDGDGWKLTVAPDEKWLASKDRQYPVVIDPTITIAPVGDAAQDAMVLSDQPTSNFGSSWKLSAGRTDTGTARSLIKFPLDEIPAGTKIDTARLEMYYDQSHTTAGTSVLIKAHRATGAWDESTATWDSTSSLVGELSGTSVQVDEGDAGTTAASGTWPASSSSLTQYAVNQDYRYNKDAVAGDAYTWQPQLPESATYRVDVHHVAASDRATNAPYTVTSKDGATTYTVDQSAGSGGVWTSLNSGSQISFAKGTAGKVVLGDGPVSTSTAVIADAVRWVNPAQLTRSKGEYNTWDKFPVTDTVQKWVNGTEANHGFVLKASNESSTGALGGPLYEAGDGAYGGETSTIPRLTVTYGKVGTTLDSPQVIHSTGPELSWKAYDNDSGDAGLDIVEYQLHRSTQQAFTPSAATLIAPVDKSVTSYTDTTATPTPDSSSAEIGRSYYYQLAVKTKNGELLGSPTRVVGVPKAGRTMKLIQGTSGVTDTTLSSAQPTTNQDTINSWDVGQNWLSVGNNSATYGTTRAAMKFDTGDIPATATVLESRLFMWAAQTTTGSNGARYNLHGLTRGFDETTATWNNATSTTAWTSAGGDRSSVVSDYTPQWSNDVGRHWWDATGLTQGWVDAPSANHGALVKLADESSTGPQERTLFLASEADDWQIGPLLRVIYVDSTTEDTYYAPQTPSRMTPNSTYTVDFTVTNTTSSAWAAGERELSYTWKLPDGTDVTTGGNQAATAIPALNPGQSATIQATVNTPVNSDAGNKRTEYVLGWDVRKVSDGTWLSAGTGGIPALKQNVAVEDPTSNTLGLEKFYSYTGKNTGAGSTVMNNLASGNSVWSYNAFSNPGRGLTTFARFAYNSLDTSDTVTGAGWSAQLAGPVRLGAPLDFHPNPNQNATEIRLPDGDGTTHVFTKQADGTWKAPAGVHYRITMKAGLDCTPAKDPVPDAWTLLRPDGTRFFFGCDGYLTSAVDKNGNTQTYTYEERKSRNKPTKFLTYITDPAGRQSLKIDYWRKYENKGGVESGDATYTYITATGAKATGTNLNEPKIYDHVKSITDISGRKLSFYYTTKGLLGWMTDGEGSSQPKDFKFTYDADQGNKNVKLVTATDPRGNGTSLAYYAPQTGDDPKYHWWTKTITDRLGGDTGFAYAANTTNTKFTDTTVTDAETHQTKYVTDDFARPVQTTNAKSQTTKMSWDADNNVTYLEEDNGAKTAYCYDQKTGYPLWQRDAENNKTGVPDQTTTCVTDSAKWPANAAKYEYQTRADGYSADLFRKTSPEGRAWQFGYDTFGNLTTVTDPKGVATATAGDYTTSYEYNSYGQLTKATDANGNPTTYGGFGPTGYPTTITDAKTNSTLFVYDERGQVTEATDALDKTTTQTYDTFGRPLVKTVPKDQASGDLITTPAPEYDANDNITKSTAPNGSVSTAVYDNADQVSSATQPKDTTTSDERRTAYTYDKVGNLKSTTEPKGTLTTSDTTDYVTRNTYDAINQLTQVVNAAGDKLSYEYDNVGNLVTVIDPKKNATTDTTDYTTKTDYDLNHRVTVVTDAGGKTTRKGYDKDGLVVSSTDAENNTTLISYDERGKQTEVKVPHDGTTTITYRTTKYEYDQVGNTTKVITPRAVAAGTTEAFTQRTEFDALNRPVKQYQPYDPADSRYNDPNVYTQTSYDEVGRVKSTSLPPSEGQTVRNTTGYTYFDNGWVKSSTDPWDIVTTYDYNDLGKQTARTLTSAGGSSNRTMTWSYYPDGKLRTRADDGVPVGKDVVLLDNSDTQNTSKTGTWTAGDIAGQQGYDHLTHAAGTGTDAFTWTLNIPTDGTYTAYVKYPQATGATTTAKYTVTHDGGTTDKTIDQTTGAGTWVSLGSYAFTQANAAKLELFQNSSGKVVADGVKLVRDNTADTDDEQKTFAYGYDVNGNLTKIDDTSSNATIDAYAITYTGLNQVWKVTESAGGAAQQATTYTYDANGQPDTVSHPDQYTKYTYDLRELVKTVSVGKSATDTAPKVTSYTYTDRGLPRKETKANGNTVDHTYYLDGLANTQIEKKANGTLVSQHTVTYDPNGNKLRDVGTKKDADTTSTYIDVTADYAYDPADRIAEVTKSGASTATESYVYDANANVISQTVKGVASTFTYDRNRLLSGTINGVGASYTYDPFGRLESVTGGGKVVERNTYDGFDHVVKHSKLVSDGTQQVTTYTFDPLDRTASKTAAGKTTEFNYLGLTEEVLSEEVAGSVTASYQYSPWGWRLSQIKRSGSTEELGVYGYNTRGDVESVTTQAGDTKATYGYTAYGSDDEAEYSGADQPNVADPAQEPYNPYRFNAKRFDVSSGTYDMGFRDYAPGLNRFTTRDMYNGALADMRLGVDPFTGNRYAFTGGNPVNRFELDGHMLCSEPGPHCERNFSEFPLEEEADTSMPGDDYHFQTSYAQESTGDTGFADTPEPAPKPIPAWERLLGGITHTLLTGFTQVGGDGGTAGLCGGLGGGFGVGYAEQGCFMVVQTSNGDYDIGFTESHGPAVGWGASGSLDVVYSNADSFNQIAGTGVGGDVAYGPLLGVHGLAGVAVNSEDELSLPDDMTMEGAFVRNSNGDIVWTLGGGVALVTGVDGGFGSSYTTVYGASGW; encoded by the coding sequence ATGGCGTGCCTTGTGGTGGCCGCGGTGACAAGTACCGCGCTGCCTCAGGTCGCTTATGCGGCGCCCGCTGACGACGGTGAAGGCAAGGGAATAGCCGACACCGTCAAAAGCTGGTTCGCCGATGATAGCGAAGACGGCAAGGTAAACGAGAAGCCTCCGTCGCATGACGAATTGGATGTGGCGGACCGGCAGAAGCTGCCGAAGGGCAAGGCCGATCCGGAGGCGAAGCGGGTCAGGGAGCTGACGGGCCGGCGCACGGCCAACGCCCGGTTCTGGGAGCTGTCGGACGGCCGGGTGCAGGCGGAGCTGTCGGCGGTGCCGACCTCGTACCGCTCGGGTGAGGGCAAGAAGGCGGCCTGGAAGCCGGTCGACACCACGGTGCGTGACACGAAGGCGAAGGGTTATGCGTTCGCCAACACCACGAACAACGGGCGGTCCTGGTTCGGTGGGGATGCCGGCCGGCTGGTGCGGTTCGCCTCGCCGAGCGGCCGTTCGGTCACTCTGGGCCTGGACGGCATGGCGGGCAAGGACCTCACTGCGAAGGTGAAGGGCTCCACGGTCACCTACGAGGACGTGGTGCACGGCGCGGACCTGGAGTATGTGGTCGGTCCGGGCCGGGTGAAGGAGAACATCACCCTGGCCAAGCGCCCGGACGGTCCGGTGACGTTCACCTTCACGCTGGACACCGACGGGCTGGAGCCGAAGGCGCGTAAGGACGGTTCGATCGCGCTGTTCGGCGAGCTGCCGGACACGCCCGAACTGATCATCCCGGCGCCGTACATGACGGACGCGGCCAGGGCGGATGCTTCCGTCTTCGGGCAGACCTACAGCCGGAAGGTCACCCAGAAGCTCACGCGGGACGGGGACGGCTGGAAGCTGACCGTCGCGCCGGATGAGAAGTGGCTGGCGTCGAAGGACCGGCAGTACCCGGTGGTGATCGACCCGACGATCACGATCGCGCCGGTCGGGGACGCCGCACAGGATGCCATGGTCCTGTCGGACCAGCCGACGTCCAACTTCGGCTCCTCCTGGAAGCTGTCGGCGGGCCGCACGGACACGGGCACCGCCCGGTCGCTGATCAAGTTCCCGCTGGACGAGATCCCGGCGGGCACGAAGATCGATACGGCGCGGCTGGAGATGTACTACGACCAGTCGCACACCACCGCCGGCACCAGTGTCCTGATCAAGGCGCACCGGGCGACGGGGGCGTGGGACGAGTCCACGGCGACCTGGGACAGCACCAGTTCGCTGGTGGGTGAGCTGTCCGGCACGAGTGTGCAGGTGGACGAGGGGGATGCGGGTACCACGGCGGCGTCCGGCACCTGGCCGGCCTCCTCTTCGTCGCTGACGCAGTACGCCGTCAACCAGGACTACCGCTACAACAAGGATGCGGTGGCCGGGGACGCCTACACCTGGCAGCCCCAGCTGCCGGAGAGCGCCACCTACCGGGTCGACGTGCATCATGTGGCCGCCTCGGACCGGGCCACCAACGCCCCGTACACGGTGACGTCCAAGGACGGCGCCACGACCTACACGGTGGACCAGTCGGCGGGTTCGGGCGGCGTGTGGACGTCGCTGAACAGCGGCTCGCAGATCAGCTTCGCCAAGGGCACGGCCGGCAAGGTGGTCCTGGGGGACGGTCCGGTGTCCACGTCGACGGCGGTGATCGCGGACGCGGTGCGCTGGGTGAACCCGGCGCAGCTGACGCGGTCCAAGGGCGAGTACAACACGTGGGACAAGTTCCCGGTCACCGACACCGTGCAGAAGTGGGTGAACGGGACGGAGGCCAACCACGGGTTCGTGCTCAAGGCGAGCAACGAGTCGTCCACCGGGGCGCTGGGCGGTCCGCTCTATGAGGCCGGGGACGGCGCCTACGGCGGCGAGACCTCGACGATCCCCCGGCTGACGGTCACCTACGGCAAGGTCGGCACCACGCTCGACTCCCCGCAGGTGATCCACTCCACCGGCCCGGAACTGTCGTGGAAGGCCTACGACAACGACTCCGGCGATGCCGGTCTGGACATCGTGGAGTACCAGCTGCACCGCTCCACGCAGCAGGCGTTCACGCCGTCCGCGGCCACCCTGATCGCGCCGGTCGACAAGTCGGTCACCAGCTACACGGATACGACCGCGACCCCGACGCCGGACTCGTCTTCGGCGGAGATCGGCCGCTCGTACTACTACCAGCTGGCGGTGAAGACGAAGAACGGTGAGCTGCTCGGCTCCCCGACCCGGGTGGTGGGCGTACCGAAGGCCGGCCGCACGATGAAGCTCATCCAGGGCACCTCCGGCGTGACGGACACGACCCTGTCGTCCGCGCAGCCGACCACCAACCAGGACACCATCAACTCCTGGGACGTGGGCCAGAACTGGCTGAGCGTGGGCAACAACTCCGCCACCTACGGCACCACCCGTGCGGCGATGAAGTTCGACACAGGCGACATCCCGGCCACGGCCACGGTGCTGGAGTCACGGCTGTTCATGTGGGCGGCGCAGACCACCACCGGCTCCAACGGCGCCCGCTACAACCTGCACGGCCTGACCCGCGGCTTCGACGAGACGACGGCGACGTGGAACAACGCCACCTCGACGACGGCGTGGACCAGCGCGGGCGGCGACCGCTCCTCCGTGGTGTCGGACTACACCCCGCAGTGGAGCAACGATGTGGGCCGGCACTGGTGGGACGCCACCGGCCTGACCCAGGGCTGGGTGGACGCCCCGTCCGCCAACCACGGTGCGCTGGTCAAGCTGGCGGACGAGTCCTCGACCGGGCCGCAGGAACGCACCCTGTTCCTGGCCTCGGAGGCGGACGACTGGCAGATCGGCCCGCTGCTGCGGGTGATCTACGTCGACTCCACGACCGAGGACACCTACTACGCGCCGCAGACCCCGTCCCGGATGACCCCGAACTCCACCTACACGGTGGACTTCACCGTCACCAACACCACCTCCAGTGCGTGGGCGGCGGGTGAGCGGGAGCTGTCGTACACCTGGAAGCTGCCCGACGGCACGGACGTGACCACCGGCGGCAACCAGGCCGCCACCGCCATCCCTGCCCTGAACCCCGGTCAGTCGGCGACGATCCAGGCGACGGTGAACACGCCGGTCAACTCCGATGCGGGCAACAAGCGCACCGAGTACGTGCTGGGCTGGGACGTCCGCAAGGTCTCCGACGGCACCTGGCTGTCCGCCGGCACCGGCGGCATCCCGGCCTTGAAGCAGAACGTGGCGGTGGAGGACCCCACCTCCAACACCCTGGGTTTGGAGAAGTTCTACTCCTACACCGGCAAGAACACCGGCGCCGGCTCCACGGTGATGAACAACCTGGCCTCCGGCAACAGCGTGTGGTCCTACAACGCGTTCAGCAACCCCGGCCGGGGCCTGACGACGTTCGCCAGGTTCGCCTACAACTCGCTGGACACCAGCGACACGGTGACCGGCGCGGGCTGGTCGGCACAACTGGCGGGCCCGGTCCGGCTCGGTGCGCCGCTGGACTTCCACCCCAACCCCAACCAGAACGCCACCGAGATCCGCCTGCCGGACGGGGACGGCACCACGCACGTCTTCACCAAGCAGGCCGACGGCACCTGGAAGGCCCCGGCGGGCGTCCACTACCGCATCACCATGAAAGCGGGCCTGGACTGCACCCCGGCCAAGGACCCCGTCCCGGACGCCTGGACACTGCTGCGCCCGGACGGCACACGGTTCTTCTTCGGCTGCGACGGCTATCTGACCTCGGCCGTGGACAAGAACGGCAACACGCAGACGTACACCTACGAGGAGCGCAAGTCCCGCAACAAGCCGACGAAGTTCCTCACCTACATCACCGACCCGGCCGGCCGGCAGTCACTGAAGATCGACTACTGGCGGAAGTACGAGAACAAGGGCGGCGTCGAATCGGGTGATGCCACCTACACGTACATCACCGCCACCGGCGCCAAGGCCACCGGCACCAACCTCAACGAGCCCAAGATCTACGACCACGTCAAGTCCATCACGGACATCTCGGGCCGTAAACTCTCCTTCTACTACACGACCAAGGGCCTGCTGGGCTGGATGACCGACGGCGAGGGATCCTCCCAGCCCAAGGACTTCAAGTTCACCTACGACGCAGACCAGGGCAACAAGAACGTCAAGCTGGTCACCGCCACCGACCCGCGCGGCAACGGCACGTCGCTGGCGTACTACGCCCCGCAGACCGGTGACGACCCGAAGTACCACTGGTGGACCAAGACCATCACCGACCGGCTCGGCGGTGACACCGGCTTCGCGTACGCGGCGAACACCACGAACACCAAGTTCACCGACACCACCGTCACCGACGCCGAGACGCACCAGACGAAGTACGTCACCGACGACTTCGCCCGCCCGGTGCAGACCACCAACGCCAAGTCCCAGACCACCAAGATGAGCTGGGACGCCGACAACAACGTCACCTACCTGGAGGAGGACAACGGCGCCAAGACCGCGTACTGCTACGACCAGAAGACCGGCTACCCGCTCTGGCAGCGCGACGCGGAGAACAACAAGACCGGCGTCCCGGACCAGACGACCACCTGCGTCACGGACTCCGCCAAGTGGCCGGCCAACGCCGCGAAGTACGAGTACCAGACCCGCGCCGACGGCTACTCGGCCGACCTGTTCCGCAAGACCTCACCCGAGGGCCGCGCCTGGCAGTTCGGCTACGACACCTTCGGCAACCTGACCACGGTCACCGACCCCAAGGGCGTCGCCACCGCGACGGCGGGCGACTACACCACGTCGTACGAGTACAACTCCTACGGGCAACTGACCAAGGCCACCGACGCCAACGGCAATCCGACGACGTACGGCGGCTTCGGCCCGACCGGTTACCCAACGACGATCACCGACGCGAAGACCAACTCGACGCTCTTCGTCTACGACGAGCGCGGCCAGGTCACCGAGGCCACCGACGCGCTGGACAAGACGACCACGCAGACGTACGACACGTTCGGGCGTCCGCTGGTCAAGACCGTGCCCAAGGACCAGGCGAGCGGTGACCTGATCACCACGCCTGCACCGGAGTACGACGCCAACGACAACATCACCAAGTCGACGGCGCCCAACGGCTCGGTGTCCACGGCGGTGTACGACAACGCGGACCAGGTCAGCTCGGCCACCCAGCCCAAGGACACCACCACGTCCGACGAGCGCAGAACGGCCTACACCTACGACAAGGTCGGCAACCTCAAGAGCACCACGGAGCCCAAGGGCACGCTGACCACGTCCGACACCACGGACTACGTCACGCGGAACACCTACGACGCCATCAATCAGCTCACGCAGGTGGTGAACGCCGCCGGCGACAAGCTCTCCTACGAGTACGACAACGTCGGCAACCTCGTCACGGTCATCGACCCCAAGAAGAACGCGACGACCGACACGACCGACTACACGACCAAGACCGACTACGACCTGAACCACCGGGTCACGGTCGTCACGGACGCGGGCGGCAAGACGACGAGGAAGGGCTACGACAAGGACGGACTGGTCGTCTCCTCGACCGACGCCGAGAACAACACCACCCTCATCTCCTACGACGAGCGCGGCAAACAGACCGAGGTCAAGGTCCCGCACGACGGCACCACGACCATCACGTACCGCACTACGAAGTACGAGTACGACCAGGTCGGCAACACCACCAAGGTGATCACGCCGAGGGCTGTGGCGGCCGGTACGACGGAGGCGTTCACCCAGCGCACCGAGTTCGACGCGCTGAACCGCCCGGTCAAGCAGTACCAGCCGTACGACCCGGCGGACTCCCGCTACAACGACCCGAACGTCTACACCCAGACCAGCTACGACGAGGTGGGCCGGGTGAAGTCGACCTCCTTGCCGCCCTCCGAGGGGCAGACGGTCCGCAACACCACCGGCTACACCTACTTCGACAACGGCTGGGTGAAGTCCTCCACGGACCCGTGGGACATCGTCACCACATACGACTACAACGACCTGGGCAAGCAGACGGCCCGGACGCTGACGTCGGCGGGCGGTTCCTCCAACCGCACGATGACCTGGTCCTACTACCCGGACGGCAAGCTGAGGACCCGCGCGGACGACGGTGTGCCGGTCGGCAAGGACGTGGTCCTGCTTGACAACTCCGACACCCAGAACACGTCGAAAACCGGAACCTGGACCGCCGGTGACATCGCCGGCCAGCAGGGCTACGACCACCTCACCCACGCGGCGGGGACCGGCACGGACGCCTTCACCTGGACGCTCAACATCCCCACGGACGGCACGTACACCGCGTACGTGAAGTACCCGCAGGCAACGGGCGCGACGACCACGGCCAAGTACACCGTCACGCACGACGGAGGCACGACCGACAAGACGATCGACCAGACCACCGGCGCCGGCACCTGGGTCTCGCTCGGCTCGTACGCCTTCACCCAGGCCAACGCGGCCAAGCTGGAGCTGTTCCAGAACAGCAGCGGCAAGGTCGTGGCGGACGGCGTGAAACTGGTGCGCGACAACACGGCCGATACCGACGACGAGCAGAAGACGTTCGCGTACGGCTACGACGTGAACGGCAATCTCACCAAGATCGACGACACCTCGTCGAACGCCACGATCGACGCGTACGCGATCACCTACACGGGCCTCAACCAGGTCTGGAAGGTGACCGAGTCGGCGGGCGGCGCGGCGCAGCAGGCCACCACGTACACATACGATGCGAACGGCCAGCCGGACACGGTCTCGCATCCCGACCAGTACACCAAGTACACCTACGACCTGCGCGAACTGGTGAAGACGGTATCGGTGGGCAAGTCCGCCACCGACACCGCGCCGAAGGTGACGTCGTACACGTACACCGACCGCGGTCTGCCGCGGAAGGAGACCAAGGCCAACGGCAACACCGTCGACCACACCTACTACCTGGACGGTCTGGCGAACACCCAGATCGAGAAGAAGGCGAACGGCACGCTGGTCTCCCAGCACACCGTCACCTACGACCCCAACGGCAACAAGCTGCGGGATGTCGGCACGAAGAAGGATGCGGACACCACGTCGACCTACATCGACGTCACGGCCGACTACGCCTACGACCCGGCCGACCGGATCGCCGAGGTGACCAAGTCCGGCGCGAGCACGGCGACGGAGTCGTACGTCTACGACGCCAACGCCAATGTGATCAGCCAGACGGTCAAGGGCGTCGCGTCGACCTTCACCTATGACCGCAACCGGCTGCTGTCGGGGACGATCAACGGGGTGGGCGCGAGCTACACCTACGACCCGTTCGGTCGGCTGGAGTCGGTCACGGGTGGTGGGAAGGTCGTGGAGCGCAACACCTACGACGGCTTCGACCACGTGGTGAAGCACTCCAAACTCGTCTCCGACGGCACCCAGCAGGTGACGACGTACACCTTCGACCCGCTCGACCGCACCGCCAGCAAGACCGCGGCCGGCAAGACCACCGAGTTCAACTACCTCGGCCTGACTGAGGAAGTGCTGAGCGAGGAGGTCGCGGGTTCGGTCACCGCGTCCTACCAGTACTCCCCGTGGGGCTGGCGGCTCTCCCAGATCAAGCGGTCCGGGAGCACCGAGGAACTGGGCGTGTACGGGTACAACACGCGTGGTGACGTCGAGTCCGTCACGACGCAGGCCGGTGACACCAAGGCGACCTACGGCTACACCGCCTACGGTTCCGACGACGAGGCCGAGTACAGCGGCGCCGACCAGCCGAACGTGGCCGACCCGGCGCAGGAGCCGTACAACCCGTACCGCTTCAACGCCAAGCGGTTCGACGTCTCGTCCGGCACCTATGACATGGGCTTCCGGGACTACGCCCCGGGCTTGAACCGCTTCACGACGAGGGACATGTACAACGGTGCCCTCGCCGACATGCGGCTCGGTGTCGACCCCTTCACCGGCAACCGCTACGCCTTCACGGGCGGCAACCCGGTCAACCGGTTCGAGCTGGACGGCCACATGCTGTGCAGTGAGCCCGGCCCGCACTGCGAGCGGAACTTCAGCGAATTTCCGCTGGAAGAGGAAGCGGACACGTCGATGCCCGGCGACGACTACCACTTCCAGACGTCGTACGCGCAGGAGTCGACCGGCGACACCGGCTTCGCGGACACCCCCGAACCGGCTCCGAAGCCGATCCCGGCCTGGGAGCGCCTCCTCGGCGGGATCACCCACACCCTGCTCACCGGCTTCACCCAGGTCGGTGGGGACGGTGGGACCGCCGGGCTCTGTGGCGGTCTCGGCGGAGGCTTCGGCGTGGGCTACGCCGAGCAGGGCTGCTTCATGGTTGTCCAGACGTCCAACGGCGACTACGACATCGGGTTCACCGAGAGCCACGGTCCGGCGGTCGGCTGGGGTGCGTCCGGATCACTGGACGTCGTCTACAGCAACGCGGACAGCTTCAACCAGATCGCCGGAACCGGCGTGGGTGGCGACGTGGCTTACGGGCCGCTCCTGGGCGTCCATGGGCTGGCCGGGGTGGCGGTGAATTCCGAGGACGAGTTGTCCCTGCCGGACGACATGACCATGGAGGGCGCCTTCGTGCGCAACAGCAACGGCGACATCGTGTGGACCCTCGGAGGCGGAGTCGCCCTGGTGACCGGCGTCGACGGAGGCTTCGGCAGCAGCTACACCACCGTCTACGGGGCGAGCGGCTGGTAA
- a CDS encoding L,D-transpeptidase family protein, with protein MQVFPRQALISAAVVSVLAVTAACGGQDDQQAAAADSVEASRTPGDSPADASGSASPSASVSASPSTSDDASASASPSASASDAATREAGAAASGTGAGTGTGSATGGQQDPAPAAPAAPDFPVPVEAGDATQLITVKASGSYATVTAWAKGSSGWKAQFSTSAGRVGSNGVTDGATRRQSTYTTPSGTYTITEGFGHLAGGTAMPYHVVTDDDWWVQDPESKFYNSMHGEEGADFPLTESGDRGSEHLINYPTQYAKALVINFNRWPATPGRGAGIFLHVNGSGATAGCVSVPRATMDRIMGWITPSAHPRIAIG; from the coding sequence GTGCAGGTCTTCCCCCGGCAGGCTCTGATCAGCGCCGCCGTCGTCAGCGTTCTGGCGGTGACAGCCGCCTGCGGCGGACAGGACGACCAGCAGGCGGCGGCAGCCGACTCGGTCGAGGCGTCGCGGACGCCGGGCGACAGCCCCGCCGACGCCTCCGGCTCCGCGTCCCCGAGCGCCTCCGTCTCCGCCAGTCCGTCCACCTCCGACGACGCCTCCGCCTCGGCGTCCCCCTCCGCCTCCGCGTCCGACGCCGCCACGCGGGAAGCCGGCGCGGCGGCGAGCGGCACCGGCGCGGGCACAGGCACCGGCTCGGCGACCGGCGGCCAGCAGGACCCGGCGCCCGCCGCACCCGCCGCCCCCGACTTCCCGGTACCGGTCGAGGCCGGCGACGCCACCCAGCTGATCACCGTCAAGGCCAGCGGCTCCTACGCCACCGTCACCGCCTGGGCCAAGGGTTCCTCCGGCTGGAAGGCCCAGTTCAGCACCAGCGCGGGCCGGGTCGGCTCCAACGGCGTGACCGACGGGGCGACCCGGCGGCAGAGCACCTACACCACCCCGAGCGGCACGTACACGATCACCGAGGGCTTCGGCCACCTCGCCGGCGGCACCGCCATGCCGTACCACGTGGTCACCGACGACGACTGGTGGGTGCAGGACCCCGAGTCGAAGTTCTACAACTCCATGCACGGCGAGGAGGGCGCGGACTTCCCGCTCACCGAGTCCGGCGACCGCGGCAGCGAGCACCTCATCAACTACCCGACCCAGTACGCCAAGGCCCTCGTCATCAACTTCAACCGGTGGCCCGCCACACCCGGCCGCGGCGCCGGCATCTTCCTGCACGTCAACGGCAGCGGCGCGACGGCGGGATGTGTGTCGGTACCCCGGGCCACCATGGACCGCATCATGGGCTGGATCACGCCGTCCGCCCATCCCCGGATCGCCATCGGCTGA